In Eucalyptus grandis isolate ANBG69807.140 chromosome 4, ASM1654582v1, whole genome shotgun sequence, the following proteins share a genomic window:
- the LOC104441888 gene encoding uncharacterized protein LOC104441888 isoform X2, whose amino-acid sequence MATGWVKSLQCKSRAFEDVYHHPNPKSLLSTSGSCRKSAQTVRDVVEMARGKPKSRAQQPPPARPKHSKPSKRDSDPNEPNIRKVAPAATVSPRSSRSLCPPLTELPEGHPSRNVVEIIFHTSWSEKSAFPGRVEKIFKVQSGPKTTARFEEYREAVKSRAGSGSGFGQGAVGGCSEDNVARCVADGNEVMRFRCMGPASAGGGISSADFSAFSGGKGAAVCTFFAGSGSAHERAGGGKGRRAMLVCRVIAGRVVKQAGPDPFLEARAGYDSVIGEKGELIVFDPRAC is encoded by the exons ATGGCGACGGGGTGGGTCAAGTCGTTGCAGTGCAAATCGAGAGCGTTCGAGGACGTTTATCACCACCCGAACCCGAAGAGCCTCCTCTCGACGTCGGGGAGCTGCCGGAAGAGCGCGCAGACCGTGAGAGACGTCGTCGAGATGGCCAGAGGGAAGCCTAAATCGAGAGCGCAGCAGCCGCCACCCGCCAGGCCAAAGCATTCCAAACCCTCCAAGAGGGACTCGGATCCGAATGAACCCAACATCCGGAAAGTCGCTCCGGCCGCGACGGTCTCTCCGCGCTCTTCCAGGTCGTTGTGCCCGCCCCTGACGGAGCTGCCGGAGGGCCACCCGTCGCGCAACGTGGTGGAGATCATCTTCCACACGAGCTGGAGCGAGAAGTCGGCGTTTCCCGGCCGGGTCGAGAAGATCTTCAAGGTCCAGAGCGGGCCCAAGACGACGGCCCGGTTCGAGGAGTACCGGGAGGCGGTCAAGTCCCGTGCCGGGTCCGGGTCCGGGTTCGGGCAGGGTGCGGTCGGCGGGTGCTCGGAGGACAATGTGGCCCGGTGCGTCGCGGATGGCAACGAGGTCATGCGGTTCCGCTGCATGGGGCCCGCGTCGGCGGGCGGCGGCATCTCCTCGGCCGACTTCTCGGCGTTCTCCGGCGGCAAGGGGGCGGCGGTCTGCACGTTCTTCGCGGGCAGCGGGTCGGCACACGAGAGGGCGGGCGGAGGGAAGGGGAGGAGGGCAATGCTGGTCTGCCGGGTCATTGCCGGCCGGGTTGTGAAGCAGGCCGGGCCCGACCCGTTTTTGGAGGCTCGGGCCGGGTATGACTCGGTGATTGGGGAGAAGGGCGAGTTGATAGTATTCGATCCTCGCGCG TGTTGA
- the LOC104441888 gene encoding uncharacterized protein LOC104441888 isoform X1 → MATGWVKSLQCKSRAFEDVYHHPNPKSLLSTSGSCRKSAQTVRDVVEMARGKPKSRAQQPPPARPKHSKPSKRDSDPNEPNIRKVAPAATVSPRSSRSLCPPLTELPEGHPSRNVVEIIFHTSWSEKSAFPGRVEKIFKVQSGPKTTARFEEYREAVKSRAGSGSGFGQGAVGGCSEDNVARCVADGNEVMRFRCMGPASAGGGISSADFSAFSGGKGAAVCTFFAGSGSAHERAGGGKGRRAMLVCRVIAGRVVKQAGPDPFLEARAGYDSVIGEKGELIVFDPRAVLPCFLIIYRL, encoded by the coding sequence ATGGCGACGGGGTGGGTCAAGTCGTTGCAGTGCAAATCGAGAGCGTTCGAGGACGTTTATCACCACCCGAACCCGAAGAGCCTCCTCTCGACGTCGGGGAGCTGCCGGAAGAGCGCGCAGACCGTGAGAGACGTCGTCGAGATGGCCAGAGGGAAGCCTAAATCGAGAGCGCAGCAGCCGCCACCCGCCAGGCCAAAGCATTCCAAACCCTCCAAGAGGGACTCGGATCCGAATGAACCCAACATCCGGAAAGTCGCTCCGGCCGCGACGGTCTCTCCGCGCTCTTCCAGGTCGTTGTGCCCGCCCCTGACGGAGCTGCCGGAGGGCCACCCGTCGCGCAACGTGGTGGAGATCATCTTCCACACGAGCTGGAGCGAGAAGTCGGCGTTTCCCGGCCGGGTCGAGAAGATCTTCAAGGTCCAGAGCGGGCCCAAGACGACGGCCCGGTTCGAGGAGTACCGGGAGGCGGTCAAGTCCCGTGCCGGGTCCGGGTCCGGGTTCGGGCAGGGTGCGGTCGGCGGGTGCTCGGAGGACAATGTGGCCCGGTGCGTCGCGGATGGCAACGAGGTCATGCGGTTCCGCTGCATGGGGCCCGCGTCGGCGGGCGGCGGCATCTCCTCGGCCGACTTCTCGGCGTTCTCCGGCGGCAAGGGGGCGGCGGTCTGCACGTTCTTCGCGGGCAGCGGGTCGGCACACGAGAGGGCGGGCGGAGGGAAGGGGAGGAGGGCAATGCTGGTCTGCCGGGTCATTGCCGGCCGGGTTGTGAAGCAGGCCGGGCCCGACCCGTTTTTGGAGGCTCGGGCCGGGTATGACTCGGTGATTGGGGAGAAGGGCGAGTTGATAGTATTCGATCCTCGCGCGGTATTGCCTTGCTTCCTCATTATCTATAGATTGTAA